A genomic window from Micromonospora violae includes:
- a CDS encoding FMN reductase — protein sequence MTRRTLAVVSAGLSQPSSTRLLADQLAAATRDELVRRGHEVELHVVDLREYAHDVVNNMLTGFAPAALREVIDTVTGADGIIAVTPIFSASYNGLFKSFFDVLDSESLIDRPVLIGATGGTARHSLALEHAVRPMFAYLRSVVVPTAVFAAPEDWSDGTADGALRGRIRRAAGELADQIEHRPPATGPADPFALTTDFLQLLDRGDDTPVS from the coding sequence ATGACCCGGCGCACCCTGGCCGTGGTCTCGGCGGGGCTGAGCCAGCCCTCGTCGACCCGGCTGCTCGCCGACCAACTCGCCGCGGCCACCCGCGACGAGTTGGTCCGGCGCGGCCACGAGGTGGAGCTGCACGTCGTCGACCTGCGGGAGTACGCCCACGACGTGGTCAACAACATGCTCACCGGGTTCGCGCCGGCAGCGCTGCGCGAGGTCATCGACACGGTGACCGGGGCGGACGGGATCATCGCCGTCACCCCGATCTTCAGCGCCTCGTACAACGGGCTGTTCAAGTCCTTCTTCGACGTGTTGGATTCCGAGTCGCTGATCGACCGGCCGGTGCTGATCGGTGCCACCGGCGGCACCGCCCGGCACTCCCTCGCTCTGGAGCACGCCGTCCGCCCGATGTTCGCCTACCTTCGGTCGGTGGTGGTCCCGACCGCGGTCTTCGCCGCACCGGAGGACTGGTCCGACGGCACCGCCGACGGCGCGTTGCGCGGCCGGATCCGGCGCGCCGCCGGTGAGCTGGCCGACCAGATCGAGCACCGGCCACCGGCCACCGGCCCGGCCGACCCGTTCGCCCTCACCACCGATTTCCTGCAACTGCTCGACCGAGGTGACGACACGCCGGTCAGCTGA
- a CDS encoding MmcQ/YjbR family DNA-binding protein, with protein sequence MERTEMRAYCLAKPGAWLDQPWEGDEVVKVGSRIFAFLGRDGGKPTVGIKCGPTREVADEWLHRHPDDASVMAYIGRSGWNTLRLDGGIDDEELTEAVDSSYDMVVAKLPKRERPTA encoded by the coding sequence ATGGAACGCACCGAGATGCGGGCGTACTGCCTGGCGAAACCGGGAGCGTGGCTGGACCAGCCTTGGGAGGGCGACGAGGTGGTGAAGGTGGGCAGCCGGATCTTCGCGTTCCTCGGCCGCGACGGCGGCAAGCCGACGGTCGGCATCAAGTGCGGGCCCACCCGGGAGGTGGCCGACGAATGGCTGCACCGGCACCCCGACGACGCCAGCGTGATGGCCTACATCGGCCGGTCCGGATGGAACACCCTGCGTCTGGACGGCGGAATCGACGACGAGGAGCTGACCGAGGCGGTCGACTCGTCGTACGACATGGTGGTGGCCAAGCTCCCCAAGCGGGAGCGCCCGACGGCCTGA
- a CDS encoding universal stress protein — protein MNRPVVVGVDGSPSSLVAAEHAARAALLRSRPLLLVHGYLHPLGYGVPINPYDVGVPVPSDEAQKMLEHTAAELTGRWPGLAVEVRQVAGGPGATLVEESRRAELVVVGSRGRGGFAGLLLGSVGAQVAAHAHCPVLVVRPEEQPIPVDGPVLVGVDGSESSRVAVGLGADEAARRDVPLVLVHVGPADGARAVPEEIEESQAAYQAEAVRLLADASTVVRAAHPDLVVREHPVRAAGAAEGLIEASGTASLLVVGTRGRAGFAGLLLGSVSQAAIQHAPCPVLVAHPVS, from the coding sequence ATGAACCGACCTGTCGTGGTGGGCGTGGACGGATCGCCGTCCAGCCTCGTCGCCGCCGAACACGCGGCGCGCGCCGCGCTGCTGCGGTCCCGACCGCTGCTCCTGGTGCACGGTTACCTGCATCCGCTCGGGTACGGCGTGCCGATCAACCCGTACGACGTCGGGGTGCCGGTGCCCTCCGACGAGGCGCAGAAGATGTTGGAGCATACGGCGGCCGAGCTGACCGGGCGGTGGCCGGGCCTCGCCGTCGAGGTGCGTCAGGTCGCCGGCGGCCCGGGCGCCACCCTGGTCGAGGAGTCCCGTCGGGCGGAGTTGGTCGTGGTGGGCAGCCGTGGTCGGGGCGGGTTCGCCGGGCTGCTCCTCGGCTCGGTCGGGGCGCAGGTGGCCGCGCACGCGCACTGCCCCGTGCTGGTGGTCCGCCCGGAAGAGCAGCCGATCCCGGTGGACGGGCCGGTGCTGGTCGGCGTCGACGGGTCCGAGTCGTCCCGGGTCGCCGTGGGCCTCGGCGCTGACGAGGCGGCGCGGCGGGACGTACCGCTGGTGCTGGTGCACGTCGGCCCGGCGGACGGGGCCCGGGCGGTGCCGGAGGAGATCGAGGAGTCGCAGGCCGCGTACCAGGCCGAGGCGGTGCGGCTCCTGGCCGACGCCTCGACCGTGGTGCGCGCCGCGCATCCCGACCTGGTGGTGCGGGAGCATCCGGTCCGGGCGGCCGGCGCGGCCGAGGGGCTCATCGAGGCCAGCGGCACGGCGTCGCTGCTGGTCGTGGGCACCCGGGGCCGGGCCGGGTTCGCCGGTCTGCTGCTCGGGTCGGTCAGCCAGGCGGCGATCCAGCACGCACCCTGTCCGGTGCTGGTCGCCCACCCGGTCAGCTGA
- a CDS encoding dihydrofolate reductase family protein: MTHETSRHAQVDTTPSVVLRSDHFMRSALIVRKLKQEDGQDIWLCGGGHLARQLLPEIDELVVKRYPLVVGAGISMFDGPFNPARFTVASTRTFESGVAISTYIRT; the protein is encoded by the coding sequence CTGACGCATGAGACCTCCAGGCATGCTCAGGTTGACACTACTCCAAGTGTAGTACTACGTTCAGACCACTTCATGCGAAGTGCTTTAATCGTCCGGAAGCTCAAGCAGGAGGACGGGCAGGACATCTGGCTCTGCGGTGGTGGGCACCTGGCCCGCCAGTTGCTGCCGGAGATCGACGAGCTGGTGGTCAAGCGGTACCCGCTGGTTGTCGGTGCCGGCATCTCGATGTTCGACGGGCCCTTCAATCCGGCCCGCTTCACCGTCGCCAGCACTCGGACCTTCGAGTCCGGCGTTGCCATCAGCACGTACATCCGGACGTGA
- a CDS encoding DNA-binding protein — MTTEDIFTAPDPGRARSHRTYEALQRISERHAGTDTQRSRWAHPYVLDPWEAVALVTALAAGGAEREPAEEPIDAADLTAALTLLPHVRAELDALEAGLLTLARDRGLTWQAIAYGLGLGSAQAARQRYERVAARSSEQTT, encoded by the coding sequence ATGACGACCGAGGACATCTTCACCGCGCCGGACCCGGGCCGGGCGCGATCCCACCGGACGTACGAGGCGTTGCAGCGCATCAGCGAGCGGCACGCCGGCACCGACACCCAGCGGAGCCGGTGGGCCCACCCGTACGTGCTGGACCCGTGGGAGGCGGTCGCCCTGGTCACCGCCCTGGCCGCCGGCGGAGCCGAGCGCGAACCCGCGGAGGAGCCGATCGACGCCGCCGACCTCACCGCCGCGCTGACCCTGCTGCCCCACGTGCGCGCCGAGCTGGACGCCCTGGAGGCGGGCCTGTTGACGCTGGCCCGCGACCGGGGGCTGACCTGGCAGGCGATCGCGTACGGGCTGGGCCTGGGCAGCGCCCAGGCGGCCCGACAGCGCTACGAGCGGGTCGCCGCCCGCTCGTCCGAGCAGACCACCTGA
- a CDS encoding LLM class flavin-dependent oxidoreductase yields MQFGIFTVGDVTVDPTTGREPTEHERIKAMVAIALKAEEVGLDVFATGEHHNPPFVPSSPTTMLGYIAARTERLLLSTATTLITTNDPVKIAEDYAMLQHLSGGRVDLMMGRGNTGPVYPWFGKDIRAGIPLAIENYDLLRRLWREDVVDWKGKYRTPLQSFTSTPRPLDGVPPFVWHGSIRSPEIAEQAAYYGDGFFANHIFWPKEHTQRMIGLYRQRYAHYGHGSADQAIVGLGGQVFMRRNSQDAVREFRPYFDNAPVYGHGPSLEEFTRETPLTVGSPQQVIDRTLGFREYVGDYQRQLFLMDHAGLPLKTVLEQLDLLGEEVVPVLRKEFAALRPAHVPAAPTHTSLVAAAGGAKDSTVHAVDDVTGKAPEGATR; encoded by the coding sequence ATGCAGTTCGGAATCTTCACCGTCGGCGATGTCACGGTCGACCCGACCACCGGTCGGGAGCCGACCGAGCATGAGCGGATCAAGGCGATGGTCGCGATCGCGTTGAAGGCCGAGGAGGTCGGCCTGGACGTCTTCGCCACCGGCGAGCACCACAACCCGCCGTTCGTGCCGTCGTCGCCGACCACGATGCTCGGCTACATCGCGGCCCGCACCGAGCGGCTGCTGCTGTCCACCGCCACCACGCTGATCACCACCAACGACCCGGTGAAGATCGCCGAGGACTACGCGATGCTCCAGCACCTGTCCGGCGGCCGGGTGGACCTCATGATGGGTCGCGGCAACACCGGCCCGGTCTACCCGTGGTTCGGCAAGGACATCCGCGCCGGCATCCCCCTGGCCATCGAGAACTACGACCTGCTGCGCCGGCTGTGGCGCGAGGACGTGGTCGACTGGAAGGGCAAGTACCGCACCCCGTTGCAGTCGTTCACCTCGACACCGCGCCCGCTCGACGGAGTGCCCCCGTTCGTCTGGCACGGCTCGATCCGCAGCCCGGAGATCGCCGAGCAGGCCGCCTACTACGGCGACGGCTTCTTCGCCAACCACATCTTCTGGCCCAAGGAGCACACCCAGCGGATGATCGGGCTCTACCGCCAGCGGTACGCGCACTACGGCCACGGCTCGGCCGACCAGGCCATCGTCGGCCTCGGTGGGCAGGTGTTCATGCGCCGCAACTCGCAGGACGCGGTCCGGGAGTTCCGGCCCTACTTCGACAACGCCCCGGTCTACGGGCACGGGCCGTCGCTGGAGGAGTTCACCCGGGAGACCCCGCTGACCGTGGGCAGCCCGCAGCAGGTCATCGACCGCACGCTCGGCTTCCGGGAGTACGTCGGTGACTACCAGCGGCAGCTGTTCCTGATGGACCACGCGGGGTTGCCGCTGAAGACCGTGCTGGAGCAGCTCGACCTGCTCGGCGAGGAGGTCGTGCCGGTGCTGCGCAAGGAGTTCGCCGCGCTGCGTCCGGCGCACGTGCCGGCAGCGCCGACGCACACCTCGCTGGTCGCCGCGGCGGGCGGCGCGAAGGACAGCACCGTGCACGCCGTCGACGACGTGACGGGCAAGGCACCGGAGGGGGCGACCCGATGA
- a CDS encoding TetR/AcrR family transcriptional regulator, whose translation MRQNPARRTALLDAAIEVLAREGSRGLTFRAVDAAASVPTGTTSNYFTNRDDLLGQVTQRTRERLAPVDAEVSVTMQAPPTRALVTQLMRELYGRLQRDRSSYLAMLELRLEATRRPELQTALTEVFSANLQDSIRFHLDAALPGDQTTVLLLYLAMSGLLIDDLTLPEVLAPFPRDEMIADLVDRILPPETPTTGRS comes from the coding sequence ATGCGTCAGAACCCGGCCCGGCGTACGGCGCTGCTCGACGCCGCCATCGAGGTGCTCGCCCGCGAGGGGTCACGGGGGCTGACCTTCCGGGCCGTCGACGCGGCGGCGTCGGTGCCCACCGGCACGACGTCGAACTACTTCACCAACCGGGACGATCTGCTCGGCCAGGTGACCCAGCGGACCCGGGAACGCCTGGCCCCGGTGGACGCGGAGGTGAGCGTGACCATGCAGGCGCCGCCGACCCGCGCCCTGGTCACCCAGTTGATGCGGGAGCTGTACGGCCGGCTTCAGCGGGATCGGAGCAGCTACCTGGCCATGCTGGAGCTGCGCCTGGAGGCCACTCGACGCCCAGAGCTCCAGACGGCGCTCACCGAGGTGTTCAGCGCGAACCTCCAGGACAGCATCCGGTTCCACCTCGACGCCGCGCTGCCCGGCGACCAGACCACAGTGCTGCTGCTCTATCTCGCCATGAGCGGCCTGCTCATCGACGACCTCACCCTGCCCGAGGTGCTCGCGCCGTTTCCGCGCGACGAAATGATCGCCGACCTGGTCGACCGGATCCTCCCACCCGAGACGCCGACCACCGGCAGGTCGTAG
- a CDS encoding universal stress protein yields the protein MTSRSGAPVVVAVDGSTSALEAVRVAAREAVTRARPLRVVHAFIWPLYDVSLAPAPGAPLHAGLRQQAEQVVAEAVTEAGKVTPDVAVTGAVVDGAATPVLLAEARDAALLVLGSRGLGGFGGLLMGSVAVQVSAHADCPVLVVKGEARADGPVLVGVDGSPRSDQALGFAFDEASLRGTELLAVHAWIIPVPPSDLLPVAYDVEALAAEEERMLAEALAGWCERYPDVPVRRRVTYGGPAKVLVEESAAAQLTVVGARGRGALAGMLLGSVSHAVLHHAHSPVVVVRRRRETQQG from the coding sequence ATGACCAGCAGATCCGGTGCCCCCGTGGTGGTGGCCGTGGACGGTTCGACATCCGCACTGGAGGCGGTGCGGGTCGCCGCCCGGGAAGCCGTGACGCGAGCCCGCCCGCTGCGGGTGGTGCACGCGTTCATCTGGCCGCTCTACGACGTGTCGCTCGCGCCGGCACCGGGCGCTCCCCTGCACGCCGGGCTTCGCCAACAGGCCGAGCAGGTGGTCGCCGAGGCCGTGACCGAGGCCGGCAAGGTCACGCCGGACGTCGCCGTCACCGGCGCGGTGGTCGACGGTGCGGCCACGCCGGTGCTCCTGGCCGAGGCCCGGGACGCGGCGCTGCTGGTGCTCGGAAGCCGGGGCCTGGGCGGTTTCGGCGGACTGCTGATGGGTTCGGTCGCGGTGCAGGTCTCCGCCCACGCCGACTGCCCGGTGCTCGTCGTCAAGGGTGAGGCCCGTGCCGACGGGCCGGTCCTGGTCGGGGTGGACGGCTCGCCCCGGTCCGACCAGGCGCTGGGTTTCGCCTTCGACGAGGCCTCGTTGCGGGGCACCGAGCTGCTCGCCGTGCACGCCTGGATCATCCCGGTCCCGCCGAGCGACCTCCTGCCGGTGGCGTACGACGTGGAAGCGCTCGCCGCCGAGGAGGAGCGGATGCTCGCCGAGGCCCTCGCCGGCTGGTGCGAGCGGTACCCGGACGTGCCGGTGCGGCGCCGCGTCACGTACGGCGGGCCGGCGAAGGTCCTCGTCGAGGAGTCGGCCGCCGCGCAGCTCACCGTGGTCGGGGCACGCGGTCGGGGCGCGCTGGCCGGCATGCTGCTCGGCTCGGTGAGCCACGCGGTGCTGCATCACGCACACAGCCCGGTGGTGGTCGTCCGGCGTCGCCGCGAGACTCAGCAGGGCTGA
- a CDS encoding ubiquitin-like small modifier protein 1, with amino-acid sequence MVTVLLPGPLRGEAGGASRVSVTATGTLRAVLDEMAVAHPRLARRIRDERGELRRYVNVFVDGEDCRHSGGLATPVTDGAEVQVLPSVAGG; translated from the coding sequence ATGGTCACCGTGCTGCTGCCCGGCCCGCTGCGCGGCGAGGCCGGGGGTGCGAGTCGCGTGAGCGTCACCGCCACCGGGACGCTGCGGGCGGTCCTCGACGAGATGGCCGTCGCGCATCCCCGGCTGGCCCGGCGCATCCGCGACGAGCGCGGCGAACTGCGCCGCTACGTCAACGTGTTCGTCGACGGGGAAGACTGCCGGCACTCCGGCGGGCTGGCCACCCCGGTCACCGACGGTGCGGAGGTGCAGGTGTTGCCGTCGGTGGCGGGCGGCTGA
- a CDS encoding WD40/YVTN/BNR-like repeat-containing protein, with the protein MATLLAIGTAKGLFLATSTDDRRSWEITGPHFPMTGVYAVAVDTRRSTPRLLAGMTSSHFGPSVATSDDLGASWDEPDQAPVAFPADTGVSLGRVWQLMPAGPDEPDVVWAGTEPSALFKSTDGGRSFELVRSLWDHPHRPQWEAGFGGQAVHTVLPHPRDPARLLVAMSTGGVYRSEDAGASWAPGNTGIRAYFMPDEWPEFGQCVHKVARDAANPERLYAQNHHGVYRSDDDGRTWSSIADGLPSDFGFPMVAHPGRGGMVWTFPLVADGERFPTDHRCRVFRSADAGGKWEPLSVGLPEGPFYPAVLRDAMCADDASPGGVYFGTRSGSVFASRDEGDSWSSVAAHLPDVLCVRAAQV; encoded by the coding sequence ATGGCAACACTGCTCGCGATCGGCACAGCCAAGGGCCTGTTTCTCGCCACCAGCACCGACGACCGGCGCAGTTGGGAGATCACCGGTCCGCACTTTCCGATGACCGGTGTCTACGCGGTCGCGGTCGACACCCGTCGCTCGACCCCGCGGCTGCTGGCCGGCATGACCAGCTCACACTTCGGTCCCAGCGTCGCCACCAGCGACGACCTCGGCGCTTCCTGGGACGAGCCCGACCAGGCGCCGGTGGCGTTCCCGGCCGACACCGGCGTCTCCCTCGGGCGGGTCTGGCAGCTGATGCCGGCGGGCCCCGACGAGCCGGACGTGGTCTGGGCCGGCACCGAGCCCTCCGCGTTGTTCAAGTCGACCGACGGCGGTCGCAGCTTCGAGCTGGTCCGTTCCCTCTGGGACCACCCGCACCGCCCGCAGTGGGAGGCCGGCTTCGGTGGTCAGGCCGTGCACACCGTGCTGCCCCACCCGCGTGACCCGGCTCGGCTGCTGGTCGCCATGTCCACCGGTGGGGTCTACCGCTCGGAGGACGCGGGGGCGAGTTGGGCGCCGGGCAACACCGGCATCCGCGCCTACTTCATGCCCGACGAGTGGCCGGAGTTCGGCCAGTGCGTGCACAAGGTCGCCCGGGACGCCGCCAACCCCGAGCGGCTCTACGCGCAGAACCACCACGGTGTCTACCGCTCCGACGACGACGGCCGCACCTGGTCCTCGATCGCCGACGGGCTGCCCAGCGACTTCGGCTTCCCGATGGTCGCCCACCCGGGGCGCGGCGGCATGGTGTGGACCTTCCCGTTGGTGGCCGACGGCGAGCGGTTCCCGACCGACCACCGCTGCCGGGTGTTCCGTTCCGCCGACGCCGGCGGCAAGTGGGAGCCGCTCTCGGTCGGCCTGCCCGAGGGGCCGTTCTATCCGGCGGTGCTGCGCGACGCGATGTGCGCCGATGACGCCAGCCCCGGCGGGGTCTACTTCGGCACGCGTTCCGGCTCGGTCTTCGCCAGCCGCGACGAGGGTGACTCCTGGTCGTCGGTCGCGGCGCACCTGCCCGACGTGCTCTGCGTTCGCGCCGCGCAGGTCTGA
- a CDS encoding DNA-3-methyladenine glycosylase encodes MALTSGDRTTDADLTALADLLAGPLLPAARGLLGCRLHAGGVTARITEVEAYAGSGGDSASHAHRGRTPRNAVMFGPAGHAYVYFTYGMHWCMNVVTGVDGEAAAVLLRAGEVVDGLATARERRPAVRRDVDLARGPARLCSALGIDREAYGAYLLGDGPVRLRPPARPVPPETVLAGPRVGVTGAHDLPWRFWLDGDPTVSAYRRHVPRVRR; translated from the coding sequence ATGGCTCTGACCTCCGGTGACCGCACCACCGACGCCGACCTGACGGCGCTGGCGGACCTGCTCGCCGGTCCACTGCTGCCGGCGGCGCGCGGGTTGCTGGGCTGCCGACTGCACGCCGGCGGGGTCACCGCCCGGATCACCGAGGTCGAGGCGTACGCGGGCAGCGGCGGCGATTCCGCCTCGCACGCCCATCGCGGCCGTACGCCGCGCAACGCCGTGATGTTCGGCCCCGCCGGCCACGCCTACGTCTACTTCACCTACGGGATGCACTGGTGCATGAACGTGGTCACCGGGGTGGACGGTGAGGCCGCCGCCGTGCTGCTGCGCGCCGGTGAGGTGGTCGATGGGCTGGCCACGGCACGGGAGCGCCGGCCGGCCGTCCGGCGGGACGTGGACCTCGCCCGCGGGCCCGCCCGGCTCTGCTCCGCGCTCGGCATCGACCGCGAGGCGTACGGGGCGTACCTGCTCGGCGATGGTCCGGTCCGCCTGCGACCGCCGGCCCGTCCGGTGCCGCCGGAGACGGTGCTGGCCGGTCCCCGGGTCGGCGTGACCGGCGCGCACGATCTGCCCTGGCGGTTCTGGCTCGACGGCGATCCCACGGTCAGCGCGTACCGCCGGCACGTGCCCCGCGTCCGGCGCTGA